The following proteins are co-located in the Rhodococcus opacus B4 genome:
- a CDS encoding TatD family hydrolase, with protein sequence MSKDRPAPEAPAPLFPLVDSHTHLDACGASDAASVTAIVDRAAAVGVERVVTVADDLAAAQFAVDAAHWDPRVYAAVAIHPTRANVLDDATRVEIERLARDPRVVAVGETGLDFYWPGKLDGCATVPEQTEGFRWHIDLAKRLGKTLMIHNREADQALLQVLREEGAPETVIFHCFSSDADMARECIDAGYVLSFSGTVSFKNAKALREAAPLVPSDQLIVETDAPFLTPHPFRGAPNEPYCLPYTVRALAEIRGENPDDLAKASTATAERVYGLRPVSG encoded by the coding sequence ATGAGCAAAGACCGTCCCGCCCCGGAAGCCCCCGCGCCGCTGTTCCCGCTCGTCGACTCGCACACCCACCTCGACGCGTGTGGAGCCTCGGACGCCGCGAGTGTCACGGCGATCGTCGACCGGGCTGCCGCGGTCGGGGTCGAGCGGGTGGTCACGGTCGCCGACGACCTGGCGGCCGCCCAGTTCGCCGTCGACGCGGCGCACTGGGATCCCCGCGTCTACGCGGCCGTCGCCATTCACCCGACCCGGGCGAACGTGCTCGACGACGCGACCAGGGTGGAGATCGAGCGGCTCGCCAGGGATCCGCGGGTGGTTGCGGTGGGGGAGACGGGACTCGACTTCTACTGGCCCGGCAAGCTCGACGGCTGCGCCACCGTCCCCGAGCAGACCGAGGGCTTCCGCTGGCACATCGACCTCGCGAAGCGGCTCGGCAAGACGCTGATGATCCACAACCGGGAGGCCGACCAGGCGCTGCTGCAGGTGCTGCGGGAGGAGGGGGCGCCGGAGACGGTGATCTTCCACTGCTTCTCCTCGGACGCCGACATGGCGCGCGAGTGTATCGATGCCGGCTACGTCCTCAGCTTCTCCGGCACCGTCAGCTTCAAGAACGCGAAGGCCCTCCGGGAGGCCGCGCCGCTGGTGCCGTCGGACCAGCTGATCGTCGAGACGGATGCGCCGTTCCTCACCCCGCACCCGTTCCGGGGCGCTCCCAACGAGCCGTACTGCCTGCCGTACACGGTCCGGGCGCTCGCCGAGATCCGCGGCGAGAACCCGGACGACCTGGCGAAGGCGTCCACCGCGACCGCCGAGCGTGTGTATGGCCTCCGGCCCGTGAGTGGTTAG
- a CDS encoding resuscitation-promoting factor encodes MSPVARINNAKSPLLYVVVAALLATLVVGGALAVARHKTVTLDVDGETVSLGTMASDVSGALDDAGYTVSERDAVAPAADASISDGDTVVLRRAREIDLTVDGQPKTVWTTALTVDDALKQFELADDVHVSASRSERLPLEGTSLEVVNAKLVKVADGGAPLTDVRLAAPTVGELLAANGAPLEQADTVVPPADAPVVEGAEIHVTRDRTETRTETLPIAPPENRVDDPALDKGKTVVENPGVPGERTVTASVKTVNGVEAGRQELSSTVLREPAPALVKVGVKELAISNASTWDSIAHCEATGNWAINTGNGFFGGLQFTQSTWEAFGGTQYASRADLASREQQISVAEKVQAAQGWGAWPACTSKLGLR; translated from the coding sequence GTGTCGCCTGTAGCCAGAATCAACAACGCCAAATCGCCCCTTCTCTACGTAGTCGTCGCGGCCCTGCTCGCGACGCTCGTCGTGGGCGGTGCGCTGGCGGTGGCACGGCACAAGACCGTCACGCTCGACGTCGACGGCGAGACCGTCTCGCTCGGCACGATGGCATCCGATGTGAGCGGCGCGCTCGACGACGCCGGATACACCGTCAGCGAGCGCGACGCCGTGGCTCCCGCCGCCGATGCCTCGATTTCCGACGGCGACACGGTGGTGTTGCGGCGCGCCCGCGAGATCGACCTCACCGTCGACGGCCAGCCCAAGACCGTCTGGACCACCGCGCTCACCGTCGACGACGCGCTGAAGCAGTTCGAACTCGCCGACGACGTCCACGTCTCCGCATCCCGCTCCGAGCGCCTGCCGCTCGAGGGCACCTCGCTCGAGGTCGTCAACGCCAAGCTCGTCAAGGTCGCCGACGGCGGCGCCCCGCTCACCGACGTCCGCCTGGCCGCTCCCACCGTCGGCGAACTCCTCGCCGCCAACGGCGCCCCGCTCGAACAGGCCGACACCGTCGTGCCCCCGGCCGACGCCCCCGTCGTCGAAGGCGCCGAGATCCACGTGACCCGCGACCGCACCGAGACCCGCACCGAGACGCTGCCCATCGCGCCGCCCGAGAACCGCGTCGACGATCCCGCGCTCGACAAGGGCAAGACCGTCGTCGAGAACCCCGGTGTTCCCGGCGAGCGCACCGTCACCGCATCCGTGAAGACGGTCAACGGCGTCGAGGCCGGCCGCCAGGAGCTCAGCTCGACGGTGCTCCGCGAGCCCGCGCCTGCGCTCGTCAAGGTCGGTGTGAAGGAGCTCGCCATCTCCAACGCCTCCACCTGGGATTCGATTGCGCACTGCGAGGCCACCGGCAACTGGGCCATCAACACCGGAAACGGATTCTTCGGCGGACTGCAGTTCACCCAGAGCACCTGGGAGGCGTTCGGCGGCACCCAGTACGCATCCCGCGCCGACCTCGCCTCCCGCGAACAGCAGATCTCCGTCGCCGAAAAGGTCCAGGCGGCGCAGGGCTGGGGTGCCTGGCCCGCCTGTACCAGCAAGCTCGGACTCCGCTGA
- a CDS encoding helix-turn-helix transcriptional regulator, with translation MRETSARLLRLLSLLQTRKDWSGAELADRLGITPRTVRRDVEKLRDLGYPVDATVGVGGGYQLGAGAEMPPLLLDDEEVLAVALGLQSGATGSVVGIGEASMRALTKLRQVMPSRLRHRLEALQVDVVHREPAKSAVDAQVLSAVASVCHNHERLRFDYRTHDGAESRREVEPYRLVRSGLRWYLVAWDLTREDWRSFRVDRLTPKIPTGPRFTPRELPPGGAAEFVARGINRAVTRIRARVLLHASIDEMAVLVHEDWGTLEEMPDGRCAVALGGDSVPSIANWLSAFGVDFTVLDPPELREECRRVGERHRLFADRYGNA, from the coding sequence ATGCGGGAAACTTCGGCACGACTCCTCCGGCTGCTCTCCCTGCTCCAGACCCGAAAGGACTGGTCCGGGGCAGAACTCGCCGACCGGCTCGGCATCACCCCGCGCACGGTCCGGCGCGATGTGGAGAAACTCCGCGACCTCGGCTATCCGGTCGACGCGACGGTGGGGGTCGGCGGTGGGTACCAACTCGGCGCCGGCGCGGAGATGCCGCCACTGCTGCTCGACGACGAAGAAGTACTGGCCGTCGCGCTCGGCCTCCAATCCGGCGCCACCGGCTCCGTGGTCGGCATCGGCGAGGCGTCGATGCGGGCACTCACCAAACTCCGGCAGGTGATGCCGTCCCGGCTGCGGCACCGCCTCGAGGCGCTACAGGTCGATGTTGTCCACCGCGAACCCGCGAAGAGCGCCGTCGACGCGCAGGTCCTGTCGGCCGTGGCGTCGGTGTGCCACAACCACGAACGCCTCCGCTTCGACTACCGCACCCACGACGGCGCCGAAAGCCGACGCGAAGTGGAACCGTACCGGCTCGTGCGGTCCGGACTGCGCTGGTACCTCGTCGCCTGGGACCTCACGCGCGAGGACTGGCGGTCGTTCCGGGTGGACCGCCTGACACCCAAGATCCCGACCGGACCGCGGTTCACGCCCCGCGAACTGCCGCCCGGCGGCGCCGCCGAGTTCGTCGCACGCGGGATCAACCGGGCCGTGACCCGGATCCGCGCCCGAGTGCTGCTGCACGCGTCGATCGACGAGATGGCGGTCCTGGTGCACGAAGACTGGGGAACACTCGAAGAAATGCCCGACGGCCGGTGTGCGGTGGCGCTCGGCGGCGACTCCGTGCCGTCGATAGCCAACTGGCTCAGCGCATTCGGCGTCGACTTCACCGTCCTCGACCCCCCTGAGCTGCGCGAAGAGTGCCGACGGGTGGGTGAGCGTCACCGCCTCTTCGCCGACCGCTACGGTAACGCCTGA
- a CDS encoding SDR family oxidoreductase, with the protein MRYLRPDGEGAVSMTSSSMNGRVIAVTGGARGIGREIARQLALAGARVAIGDVDGAAARRTADELGRAGGTVEGLELDVTDTGSFASFLAAVEDHWGPIDVLVNNAGVMWVGRFDEEPESATDRQLAVNLHGVIRGVRLAAPAMRERGRGQIVTVASAASKVAPPGESTYAATKHGVLGYLTGVREELRGSGVHISVIMPGVVDTELAAGTATGAARLLSPADVAKAVVAVIRRPRFELTIPRYVGPLVRLVTVFPQFARDFAVRRMVPDQVRSTDKSARAAYESRAVADEDGAGRD; encoded by the coding sequence ATGCGGTACCTTCGCCCCGACGGGGAGGGAGCCGTGTCCATGACTTCGAGCTCGATGAACGGCCGCGTGATCGCGGTGACCGGCGGTGCGAGGGGAATCGGGAGGGAAATCGCCCGACAGCTGGCACTGGCCGGTGCACGGGTCGCGATCGGTGACGTCGACGGCGCCGCGGCCCGCCGGACCGCGGACGAACTCGGCCGGGCGGGCGGGACGGTGGAGGGCCTCGAACTGGACGTCACCGACACCGGGTCGTTCGCCTCGTTCCTCGCCGCCGTCGAGGATCACTGGGGACCGATCGACGTGCTCGTCAACAACGCGGGCGTCATGTGGGTCGGAAGGTTCGACGAGGAACCCGAATCCGCGACGGACCGGCAGCTCGCCGTGAACCTGCACGGGGTCATCCGGGGAGTGCGTCTGGCGGCCCCGGCGATGCGTGAGCGCGGCCGCGGTCAGATCGTCACGGTGGCGTCGGCGGCGTCGAAGGTCGCGCCGCCCGGCGAGTCGACGTACGCCGCCACGAAGCACGGCGTCCTCGGCTATCTGACCGGTGTCCGCGAGGAACTGCGCGGGTCGGGGGTACACATCTCGGTGATCATGCCCGGGGTCGTCGACACCGAACTCGCGGCCGGGACGGCGACGGGCGCGGCGCGGCTGCTGTCGCCGGCCGACGTCGCGAAGGCGGTGGTCGCGGTGATCCGGCGTCCCCGGTTCGAACTGACCATCCCCCGGTACGTCGGCCCGCTGGTCCGGCTGGTCACCGTCTTTCCGCAGTTCGCCCGCGACTTCGCGGTCCGGCGGATGGTTCCCGACCAGGTGCGGTCCACGGACAAGTCGGCCCGCGCAGCGTACGAGTCGCGCGCCGTCGCCGACGAGGACGGCGCCGGCCGGGACTAG
- a CDS encoding cold-shock protein, translating to MAEGIVKWFNSEKGFGFIAPEDGSADVFVHYSEIQSGGFRTLEENQRVSFEIGQGNKGPQATGVSVI from the coding sequence ATGGCAGAGGGCATCGTGAAGTGGTTCAACTCCGAGAAGGGGTTCGGCTTCATCGCCCCCGAGGACGGCAGCGCTGACGTGTTCGTCCACTACTCGGAGATCCAGAGCGGCGGCTTCCGCACGCTCGAGGAGAACCAGCGCGTTTCGTTCGAGATCGGCCAGGGCAACAAGGGCCCGCAGGCCACCGGCGTTTCCGTGATCTGA
- the rsmA gene encoding 16S rRNA (adenine(1518)-N(6)/adenine(1519)-N(6))-dimethyltransferase RsmA yields MSDAEVPPAARGQAALLGPAEVRALAEEFGVRPTKQLGQNFVHDANTVRRIVATAGVGREDTVLEVGPGLGSLTLALLDVVDRVIAVEIDPNLAARLPVTVADRAPDLADRLTVVGADAMRVKPSEIPGEPTALVANLPYNVAVPVLLHLFSELPSLRTALVMVQAEVADRLAASPGSKIYGVPSVKANFFGAVRRAGAVGRAVFWPVPKVESGLVRIDRYAEPPWPVDDENRRRVFAVIDAAFAQRRKTLRAALGGWAGSPAEAERRLLEAGIPPSSRGETLDAAAFVRLAATHP; encoded by the coding sequence GTGTCCGACGCCGAAGTACCCCCCGCCGCCCGAGGTCAAGCCGCACTGCTCGGCCCCGCAGAGGTGCGCGCGCTCGCCGAGGAGTTCGGAGTGCGCCCCACCAAGCAGCTGGGGCAGAACTTCGTGCACGACGCCAACACGGTCCGGCGCATCGTCGCGACCGCCGGGGTGGGACGTGAGGATACGGTCCTCGAGGTCGGCCCCGGGCTCGGTTCGCTGACGCTGGCGCTGCTCGACGTCGTCGACAGGGTGATCGCCGTCGAGATCGACCCCAACCTCGCCGCCCGCCTCCCGGTCACGGTCGCGGATCGTGCCCCGGACCTCGCGGACCGGCTGACCGTCGTCGGCGCGGACGCGATGAGGGTCAAGCCTTCCGAGATTCCGGGCGAACCGACTGCGCTCGTCGCGAATCTGCCGTACAACGTGGCGGTGCCCGTGCTGCTGCACCTGTTCTCCGAATTGCCCAGTCTGCGAACCGCTCTGGTGATGGTGCAGGCCGAGGTCGCCGACCGCCTGGCGGCCTCGCCGGGCAGCAAGATCTACGGTGTGCCGAGCGTGAAGGCCAACTTCTTCGGCGCCGTCCGCCGCGCGGGGGCTGTCGGTCGCGCCGTGTTCTGGCCCGTGCCGAAGGTCGAGTCGGGTCTCGTCCGCATCGACCGGTACGCCGAACCGCCGTGGCCGGTCGACGACGAGAACCGCCGCCGCGTGTTCGCCGTCATCGATGCGGCTTTCGCTCAGCGCCGCAAGACTTTACGCGCCGCTCTCGGTGGATGGGCGGGATCGCCCGCCGAGGCCGAGCGACGGCTGCTCGAGGCGGGCATCCCACCGTCCTCCCGCGGCGAGACCCTCGACGCCGCCGCCTTCGTGCGTCTCGCCGCCACCCACCCGTGA
- a CDS encoding DoxX family protein has translation MNNPAVRNLGILVARVGIGVIFLAHGWQKAFTNGLDAQTAGFEAMGVPLPGVSAFLATWIELIGGIALIVGAAVPIVGILLFLDMLGAFFLVHVDKGIFASEGGYELVLALGAASLLLAVVGSGRFGVDGLLGDKLPWAAKEPATV, from the coding sequence ATGAACAACCCCGCAGTTCGAAACCTGGGAATTCTCGTGGCCCGCGTGGGCATCGGCGTCATCTTCCTCGCGCACGGATGGCAGAAGGCCTTCACCAACGGACTCGACGCGCAGACCGCCGGATTCGAGGCCATGGGAGTGCCGCTTCCCGGCGTCTCGGCGTTCCTGGCGACGTGGATCGAGCTGATCGGCGGCATCGCGCTGATCGTCGGCGCCGCGGTCCCGATTGTCGGAATCCTGCTCTTCCTCGACATGCTCGGCGCCTTCTTCCTCGTGCACGTCGACAAGGGAATCTTCGCGAGCGAGGGCGGCTACGAACTGGTGCTCGCCCTGGGCGCCGCGTCGCTGCTGCTCGCCGTCGTCGGATCGGGCCGCTTCGGTGTCGACGGACTGCTCGGCGACAAGCTGCCGTGGGCCGCGAAGGAACCGGCCACCGTCTGA
- the metG gene encoding methionine--tRNA ligase: protein MNAADSTASRPPFYLTTAIAYPNGVPHIGHAYEYISSDALARFKRLDGFDVYFMTGTDEHGLKMQQTAAKEGIDVRELAARNSDVFEAMDKTLNISFDRFIRTTDADHEEASKAIWQRMLEAGDIYLDTYSGWYSVRDEAFYTEAETTLQEDGSRLSTETGTPVEWTEESTYFFKLSEYQDKLLALYDENPDFIAPATRRNEIVSFVKGGLKDLSISRTTFDWGVPVPGHPEHVMYVWVDALTNYLTGAGYPDTDSEQFGKFWPANLHIIGKDITRFHTVYWPAFLMSAGIELPKRVFVHGFLYNKGEKMSKSVGNVVDPVAMVEQYGLDAVRFFLLREISYGQDGSYSHEAIVTRINADLANELGNLAQRSLSMVAKNCDAQVPTPGALTDDDTAMLAQADALLERVRAEYDVQALHLALEAIWSVLGETNRYFSKQEPWVLRKTDPERMATVLYVTLEVVRIVGILVQPVMPDAAEKILDLLGQKSDARQFSDLPARIVAGTPLPAPSGVFPRYVED, encoded by the coding sequence ATGAATGCTGCTGATTCCACCGCCTCGCGGCCACCTTTCTATCTGACGACGGCGATCGCGTACCCGAACGGCGTCCCGCACATCGGCCACGCCTACGAGTACATCTCCTCCGACGCCCTCGCACGGTTCAAGCGCCTGGACGGGTTCGACGTCTACTTCATGACGGGAACCGACGAGCACGGTCTGAAAATGCAGCAGACCGCGGCCAAGGAAGGCATCGACGTCCGCGAACTCGCCGCGCGGAACTCGGATGTGTTCGAGGCCATGGACAAGACGCTGAACATCTCCTTCGACCGGTTCATCCGCACCACGGATGCCGACCACGAGGAGGCCAGCAAGGCGATCTGGCAGAGGATGCTCGAAGCCGGCGACATCTACCTCGACACGTACTCGGGCTGGTACTCGGTCCGCGACGAGGCGTTCTACACCGAGGCCGAGACCACGCTGCAGGAGGACGGTTCGCGCCTGTCCACCGAGACGGGCACCCCGGTCGAGTGGACGGAGGAGTCCACGTACTTCTTCAAGCTGTCCGAGTACCAGGACAAGCTGCTCGCCCTCTACGACGAGAACCCCGACTTCATCGCGCCCGCGACGCGGCGCAACGAGATCGTCAGCTTCGTCAAGGGTGGCCTCAAGGACCTGTCGATCTCCCGCACGACGTTCGACTGGGGCGTTCCGGTGCCCGGACACCCCGAGCACGTCATGTACGTGTGGGTCGATGCGCTCACCAATTACCTGACGGGCGCCGGATACCCGGACACGGATTCCGAGCAGTTCGGCAAGTTCTGGCCGGCGAACCTGCACATCATCGGCAAGGACATCACCCGGTTCCACACCGTGTACTGGCCTGCGTTCCTGATGTCGGCGGGAATCGAGTTGCCGAAGCGCGTCTTCGTGCACGGATTCCTCTACAACAAGGGCGAGAAGATGTCGAAGTCGGTCGGCAACGTCGTCGACCCGGTCGCCATGGTGGAGCAGTACGGCCTCGACGCGGTCCGCTTCTTCCTGCTCCGCGAGATCTCCTACGGCCAGGACGGCAGCTACAGCCACGAGGCCATCGTCACCCGGATCAACGCCGACCTGGCGAACGAACTCGGCAACCTCGCCCAGCGTTCGCTGTCAATGGTCGCGAAGAACTGCGACGCCCAGGTTCCGACGCCCGGTGCGCTGACCGACGACGACACCGCGATGCTCGCGCAGGCGGATGCTCTGCTGGAGCGGGTGCGCGCCGAGTACGACGTCCAGGCTCTGCACCTCGCTCTGGAGGCGATCTGGTCGGTCCTCGGCGAGACCAACCGGTACTTCTCCAAGCAGGAGCCCTGGGTTCTGCGCAAGACGGACCCCGAGCGCATGGCGACGGTGTTGTACGTGACGCTCGAGGTGGTCCGGATCGTCGGCATCCTCGTGCAGCCGGTCATGCCGGACGCCGCGGAAAAGATCCTGGACCTGCTGGGCCAGAAGAGCGACGCGCGGCAATTCAGCGACCTTCCGGCGCGCATCGTGGCGGGCACACCGCTGCCTGCGCCTTCGGGTGTGTTCCCGCGTTACGTGGAGGACTGA
- a CDS encoding amino acid ABC transporter ATP-binding protein, which produces MTETPVTENTAETADPKIRVKGLKKSFGDNEVLKGIDVDIASGEVVCVIGPSGSGKSTFLRCLNRLEDITGGNVVVDGFDVSDKKIDIDRVRQHIGMVFQHFNLFPHMTAIENVMLAPVQTKRASKEEARATAVRLLEQVGLAEKADAKPANLSGGQKQRVAIARALAMNPDIMLFDEATSALDPEMVGEVLQVLRDLAKGGMTMVVVTHEMGFAREVSDRVIFMADGYVVEEGTPEQIFGDPQQSRTQDFLNKVL; this is translated from the coding sequence GTGACCGAGACACCGGTGACAGAGAACACGGCCGAGACCGCCGACCCGAAGATCCGGGTGAAGGGTCTGAAGAAGTCGTTCGGCGACAACGAGGTCCTCAAGGGCATCGACGTCGACATCGCCAGCGGCGAAGTGGTCTGCGTGATCGGACCGTCGGGTTCGGGCAAGAGCACGTTCCTGCGCTGCCTCAACCGGCTCGAGGACATCACCGGCGGCAACGTCGTGGTCGACGGTTTCGACGTGAGCGACAAGAAGATCGACATCGACCGCGTGCGCCAGCACATCGGGATGGTCTTCCAGCACTTCAACCTGTTCCCGCACATGACGGCGATCGAGAACGTGATGCTCGCGCCGGTGCAGACCAAGCGGGCCTCCAAGGAGGAGGCCCGGGCGACTGCGGTCCGGCTGCTCGAGCAGGTCGGGCTGGCCGAGAAGGCGGACGCGAAGCCGGCGAACCTGTCCGGTGGGCAGAAGCAGCGCGTCGCGATCGCCCGGGCCCTGGCGATGAACCCGGACATCATGCTGTTCGACGAGGCCACCAGCGCGCTGGACCCCGAGATGGTGGGCGAGGTGCTGCAGGTGCTGCGCGACCTCGCGAAGGGCGGCATGACGATGGTCGTGGTCACCCACGAGATGGGCTTCGCCCGCGAGGTGTCCGATCGGGTGATCTTCATGGCCGACGGCTATGTGGTGGAGGAGGGAACTCCGGAGCAGATCTTCGGCGACCCGCAGCAGTCCCGCACGCAGGACTTCCTGAACAAGGTCCTCTGA
- a CDS encoding amino acid ABC transporter substrate-binding protein/permease translates to MRSRSDRLLRLVRRPRVPAVIAALTLLVTLVAPGIAGAQQPAPGNDYTIATDITFAPFEFQDESGKLVGIDMDLLAAIAEDQGFTYRVNAVGFDAALQAVTGGQANGMIAGMSITDARKATFDFSDPYFESGVQMGVLESNDSITSYEDLRGKSVAVKNGTEGATYAESIKDQYGFTTKYFADSSSMFDEVRTGNSAAVFEDYPVLAYGIKQGNGFKTVTDKVPGASYGFAVAKGQNAQLLQEFNAGLANLKASGQYDEILDTYLNADASDDDNSILGLIKSTYPLLLEGLWLTIVLTVVSIAIALVLGAIFGLFRVSTNIVLRGIGTTYVDVFRGTPLLVQAFFIYFGIPAALDFQMSAFTAGIITLSLNAGAYMAEIVRGGILSVDKGQMEASRSLGISYLKSMQKVVMPQAVRTMIPSYINQFVITLKDTSILSVIGLAELTQTGRIIIARNFQSFNMWLIIGVMYFIIIMALTKLSNRLEKRINQ, encoded by the coding sequence GTGCGCAGCAGATCCGATCGACTTCTGAGACTCGTCAGACGTCCGAGAGTGCCCGCGGTGATCGCCGCGCTGACGCTGCTCGTCACACTCGTCGCGCCCGGTATCGCCGGCGCGCAGCAGCCCGCTCCGGGCAACGACTACACCATCGCCACCGACATCACGTTCGCCCCGTTCGAGTTCCAGGACGAGAGCGGCAAACTCGTCGGCATCGACATGGACCTCCTCGCCGCCATCGCCGAGGACCAGGGGTTCACCTACCGGGTCAACGCCGTCGGATTCGACGCCGCGCTACAGGCAGTCACCGGCGGCCAGGCCAACGGCATGATCGCCGGCATGTCGATCACCGACGCTCGCAAGGCGACGTTCGACTTCTCCGACCCCTACTTCGAGTCGGGCGTGCAGATGGGCGTGCTCGAGTCGAACGACTCGATCACCTCCTACGAGGACCTGCGCGGCAAATCCGTCGCCGTCAAGAACGGCACCGAGGGCGCCACGTACGCGGAATCCATCAAGGACCAGTACGGGTTCACCACCAAGTACTTCGCCGACTCGTCGAGCATGTTCGACGAGGTCCGCACAGGTAACTCGGCGGCCGTGTTCGAGGACTACCCCGTCCTCGCCTACGGCATCAAGCAGGGCAACGGGTTCAAGACCGTCACCGACAAGGTTCCCGGCGCCAGCTACGGATTCGCCGTCGCGAAGGGCCAGAACGCCCAACTCCTCCAGGAGTTCAACGCCGGTCTCGCCAACCTGAAGGCGAGCGGCCAGTACGACGAGATCCTCGACACCTACCTCAACGCCGACGCCTCCGACGACGACAACTCGATCCTGGGCCTGATCAAGAGCACCTACCCGCTGCTGCTCGAGGGCCTGTGGCTCACGATCGTCCTCACCGTGGTCTCGATCGCCATCGCACTCGTGCTCGGCGCCATCTTCGGCCTGTTCCGGGTGTCGACCAACATCGTCCTGCGCGGAATCGGCACCACGTACGTGGACGTGTTCCGCGGCACCCCGCTACTGGTGCAGGCGTTCTTCATCTACTTCGGCATCCCGGCGGCGCTGGACTTCCAGATGTCGGCGTTCACGGCAGGCATCATCACGCTGAGCCTCAACGCCGGCGCCTACATGGCCGAGATCGTGCGCGGCGGCATCCTGTCCGTCGACAAGGGGCAGATGGAGGCGTCGCGGAGCCTCGGCATCAGCTACCTGAAGTCGATGCAGAAGGTCGTGATGCCGCAGGCGGTGCGGACGATGATCCCGTCGTACATCAACCAATTCGTGATCACGTTGAAGGACACGTCGATCCTGTCCGTGATCGGGCTCGCCGAACTCACTCAGACCGGGCGGATCATCATCGCCCGCAACTTCCAGTCCTTCAACATGTGGCTGATCATCGGCGTGATGTATTTCATCATCATCATGGCGTTGACGAAGCTGTCGAACCGGCTCGAGAAGAGGATCAACCAGTGA
- a CDS encoding resuscitation-promoting factor, producing the protein MSPFAKINSARSPLLYTVVALLLATLIAGGVMAVVRHKNVTLDVDGETTSLSTMTTSVDAALADAGYSISDRDVVAPERDATLSDGDTVVLRRAREVSLSVDGQPKTVWTTALTVEDALKQFDLGEDVHVSASRSQRLPLDGAALDVLNPLVVKLADGALPVTDVRMAAPTVGEFLAAHGAPLEQADTVVPAADTPLAEGMDVTVTRDRTEAKVETLPLPPEEQRIEDPTMNMSRTVVENPGVPGVQDVTFAVNTVNGKEVGRNQVSATVTTPAQPKVIRVGAKPGTEVPPVENGSVWDALAQCEATGNWAINTGNGFFGGVQFDQNTWERQGGLKYAPRADLATREEQIAVASKTQKTQGWGAWPTCSGRLGVR; encoded by the coding sequence ATGTCGCCGTTCGCGAAGATCAACTCGGCCCGCTCGCCGCTGCTGTACACAGTGGTGGCCCTGCTTCTCGCCACGCTGATCGCCGGCGGAGTGATGGCCGTGGTCCGGCACAAGAACGTCACCCTCGACGTGGACGGCGAGACGACCTCGCTGAGCACCATGACCACGAGCGTCGACGCCGCCCTGGCCGACGCCGGGTACTCGATCAGCGACCGCGACGTGGTGGCTCCGGAACGCGACGCGACGCTGTCCGACGGGGACACCGTGGTCCTGCGCCGCGCGCGCGAGGTGTCGCTGTCCGTGGACGGGCAGCCGAAGACGGTGTGGACCACCGCCCTCACCGTCGAGGACGCGCTGAAGCAGTTCGATCTCGGCGAGGACGTGCACGTGTCCGCGTCCCGTTCGCAGCGGCTTCCGCTCGACGGTGCGGCGCTCGACGTGCTCAACCCGCTCGTCGTCAAGCTCGCCGACGGTGCGCTTCCGGTCACCGACGTGCGCATGGCGGCGCCGACGGTCGGGGAGTTCCTGGCCGCGCACGGCGCGCCGCTCGAGCAGGCCGACACCGTCGTCCCGGCGGCGGACACCCCGCTGGCCGAGGGCATGGACGTCACGGTCACCCGCGACCGCACCGAGGCGAAGGTCGAGACGCTGCCGCTGCCTCCCGAGGAGCAGCGCATCGAGGACCCGACGATGAACATGAGCCGCACTGTGGTCGAGAATCCCGGAGTGCCGGGCGTCCAGGACGTGACGTTCGCGGTCAATACCGTCAACGGCAAGGAAGTCGGACGCAACCAGGTGTCGGCGACGGTCACGACGCCGGCTCAGCCGAAGGTGATCCGGGTCGGCGCGAAGCCGGGCACCGAGGTTCCGCCGGTCGAGAACGGATCGGTCTGGGACGCGCTCGCGCAGTGCGAGGCCACCGGCAACTGGGCCATCAACACGGGCAACGGATTCTTCGGCGGCGTCCAGTTCGACCAGAACACCTGGGAACGCCAGGGCGGCCTCAAATACGCGCCGCGCGCCGACCTCGCCACCCGCGAGGAGCAGATCGCCGTCGCCTCCAAAACACAGAAGACGCAGGGCTGGGGAGCGTGGCCGACGTGCTCGGGCAGGCTCGGCGTGCGTTAA